The following is a genomic window from Mycobacterium parmense.
GACTCCGACCGCGCTGCTCGTCGGCACCGGGCGCGCCGCCCAACTCGGTGTGCTGATCAAGGGGCCCGAGGTGCTGGAATCCACCCGGGCCGTCGACACGATCGTCCTCGACAAGACCGGAACCGTGACCACGGGGGCAATGACCCTGGTCGACGTCATCACCGCGCACACGACCGACCGCCATACGCTGTTGCGCCACGCGGGAGCACTCGAAGAGGCGTCCGAACACCCCGTCGCCCGGGCGATCGCCAGGGCCGCCAGGGCAGAACTCGGTGCGCTGCCCGCGCCTCGGGACTTCACCAACGTCGAGGGCAGAGGGGTGCGCGGCCGGGTCGACGACCACGACGTCGTGGTCGGCCGCGAGAGCCTGCTGGCCGAACGCGGTGCAGGCCTCGACGCCACGCTGTCGGCGGCGAAGGCCCGCGCGGAACGTGCAGGCAAGACGGCGGTCGCGGTCGGCTGGGACGGCCGGCCCCGCGGCGTCCTCGTGGTCGCCGACACCGTCAAACCCACCAGCGCCGAAGCCGTCCGGCAGTTCAAGGCGCTGGGCCTGACGCCCGTCCTGCTGACCGGTGACAACGCGACTGTGGCGCACCGCATCGCCACCGAGACCGGCATTGCGCAGGTCGTCGCCAACACCCTGCCCGCCGACAAGGTCGACGCCATCAAGCTGCTGCAATCGGAGGGCAGAGTCGTCGCCATGGTCGGCGACGGCCTCAACGACGCCGCCGCGCTGGCCGCAGCCGACCTCGGGGTGGCCATGGGCACGGGCACGGACGTCGCGATCGAGGCCGCTGACCTGACCATCGTGGGCGGCGACCTGCGCGCCGCGGTAGACGCGATCCGGCTCTCGCGCCGAACGCTGGCCACGATCAGGGCGAACCTTTTCTGGGCTTTCGGTTACAACGTTGCCGCGATCCCCCTGGCGGCGCTCGGGCTGCTCAACCCCATGCTGGCGGGCGCCGCGATGGCTTCCTCCAGCGCGTTCGTCGTCGCCAACAGCCTGCGGCTGCGCTCCTTCAGGGGGGCCATCGAGAACCCCTGAACGGCCCGCTCGAACCGCCCGGGCCCGAGACGCCGGACGGCCACACGCGCGGTTGGCGAGCCGGTTCGGGGCGACGGTGTGGGATAGTTGGTTCCACGCACTGTGCCCGGACACGACAGGGTCACCACCCGGCGGACCTCGAGTCAGCCGCGCGAAGCGATCGGATTTAGCGAAGGCCACGAACCTTTGGACCACTTCTTCGGACAGCTGTCCTTGCTGCACGGCTGGCTGCCGCCGACGGCGCAGGGTGTCACGCTGCTCCTGATCGTCGCGGCCATCCAGTGGCGCAAGCGGCGCTGGCTCAAGCGGGTGCTGCCGGCGGCGCTGGCCGCGGCCGTCGCGGTGACCGCCCTGGCTTACCGGTACATCGCGTCGCTCGGGGTGGCCGGGGACCCGGCGCCCACGTCGCTGTGGCTCTGGATCGCGATGAGCGGGCTGGCCGTCGCCGTGCTCGTGCTGGGCTGGGTCGGAGTCCGGTGGTGGCGACGCGCGGTGGCGTTCGTCTCGATACCCCTCTGTGCGTTGTGCGCGGGCCTGGCACTCAACCAGTGGGTGGGCTACTTCCCCACGGCGCTCGCCGCCTGGAACCAGCTGACCTCGGTGCCGTTGCCCGACCAGATCGACCGGCTGCGGGTCACCGAGATGCAGGTAGCGGGGACCCGGCCCGCCAAGGGCGTGGTGGTGCCCGTGGACATCGACGACAGCGCGCCCTTTGCCTCCCACTTCCGCCACCGGCAGGAACTGGTCTACCTGCCGCCCGCGTGGTTCAACAGCAATCCGCCGCCCCGGCTGCCCGCGGTCATGATGATCGGCTCGGCCTTCAACACCCCGGCCGACTGGCTGGGTCCGGGCGGCGCCTTCACCGCGATCGACAACTTCGCCGCCGCGCATCGCGGGTTCTCCCCGGTGCTGGTGTTCGTCGATCCCACGGGCGCGTTCGACAACGACACCGAGTGTGTCAACGGCAGCCGCGGCAACGCCGCCGATCACCTGACCAAGGACGTCAAACCGTTCCTGGTCTCGAACTTCGGGGTGAGCGCCGACCGCGCCAACTGGGGTGTCGCCGGATGGTCGATGGGCGGCACCTGCGCCGTCGACCTGAGCGTCATGCACCCGGACATGTTCAGCGCGTTCGTCGACATCGCCGGCGACATCAGGCCCAACATCGGGGGTACCGAGCCGACGATCGCCCGATTGTTCGGCGGCAACCGCGCCGCCTGGGCCGACTACGACCCGGTCACCGTGATGAACCGGCACGGCCGCTACACCGGTTTGTCGGGCTGGTTCGACATTCCCGCGTCGGCCGGCCCGCGCAATGTCGCCCAGGAGGCAAGCCCCACCCTCACCGCCGCGACCACCGACCCCGCCGCCAACCCGGAGGGCCAGGACGCCGCCGCCAACTCCCTGTGCTCGGCCGCCACCGCGCACGGGATCAGCTGTGCGGTGGTGTCGCAGCCGGGCAAGCACGACTGGCCGTTCGCCGCCCAGGCGTTCGAGGCGTCACTGCCCTGGCTGGCCTCGGCACTCGGGACGCCGGCGACCCAACCCGTGGCGCTGCCGCACGCGTCTCGTTGATGCGGGCCCGTTACCCGATCGAGGCCAGACTCTCAGCCGACGGTCCCACTGCGCATCCGACGCGTCGCCGCAGGTAATGGTACGGTTCGCTGCTGTGGACGCGAAGTTCGGCGATGCTCTGGCCCGAGCCGAAGCGGGCCGGCGATGAACCGACGCCGCTTCCTGGGGTCACTCGCCGCGTCGGTGGTCGCCGGCGTGGGCGCCGCACGCCTCGTGGTCGATCCGCCGCCGCGGACGTTCGCCCAGACCTTCCCGACCGATCAGACGAACTCCGGTCCGACCGCGCCGGAGGCGTTGTTGCCGCCCCCGCCGCCGAGCTCACGCATCCCGCTGCCCGGCGGCGGCGCGCTGACGAAGATCCCCGGTGAGGGCGACCTGCTCGCGCTGACCGTGGACGACGGCGTCAACAGCGAAGTCGTACGGGCCTACACCCAATTCGCCAGGGACACCGGCGTCCGGCTGACTTTCTTCGTCAACGGCGTCTATGACTCCTGGACCGAGAACCTCGACATGCTGCGCCCGTTGGTCGACTCCGGGCAGATCCAGCTCGGCAACCACACCTGGTCGCATCCGGACCTGACCACGCTCTCCAAAGAGCAGATCGCCCAACAGCTCACGCGCAACGACGACTTCCTCAAGAAGACCTACAACGTGGGCGCCAAACCCTACTGGCGGCCGCCGTACGCCAAGCGCAACGCCGCCGTCGACGCGGTGGCCGCCGACCTGGGCTACACCGTTCCCACGCTATGGTCGGGCTCGCTCTCGGATTCGACGCTGATCACCGAGGACTACATCGTGCAGATGGCCGACCAGTACTTCACGCCGCAGTCCATCGTCATCGGGCACCTCAACCACCTACCCGTCACCCACGTCTACCCACAACTCGTCGACATCATCCGGTCGCGCAACCTTCGGACCGTGACGCTCAACGACGTGTTCCTGAAGACCCCGTAGCCGCCCGATCAGGCTACGGCACAAGGCATTCAGTCGTCTCATTCGCCGGCCGCGTCGGTGCCGGTGCTGAGCAGAGTCCGCAACATCGCGCGCAGGTCGCCCAGCCTCTCCGCACCGAGCGCCCGTTCCCACCGCGCCTCCAGTTCCAGCGCGCTGGTATGCATCACACGCAGGGCGTGGCGCCCGCGTTGCGTCAACTCGACGATTCGCGCCCGGGCATCGACGGGGTCCGGGACCCGGGTCACGTAATCGCCGCGCTCCAGTGCCGCGATCGCCTGGGCCACCGCCTGCCGCGTGACCTTGAGGCGGTCCGCGATGTCCGATGCGTGCATCCCGCCATCCATCAGCGGTACCAGGGCGACCGCCTGTGCCGGACGGATCTCGTCGAGCCCCGCGGCGGCGAATGCCGCCCGCAGATGCGGCGCCCTCGATGCGGCCACCATGTTCACCAGAGTCGGCACGGTCGGCTCCCAGTCGACATTCCCGGCACGTCGCATGACCATTAGTGTGCCATCCAAAATTTATTTGACAAGTTTCTTGTCAAAATTGCCGGGCGCTGCCACGATGTGTCCATGCGGTCTCGACGCGCTCGGATGCTCAGCGTCTGCCTTCTGCCGGTGCTGGTCGTCGTGCTCGGCGGCTGCCTGGGGGGCGGACACGCATTGGGAAACCCTGGCGCCGAAGAGATTCCGGTGGGGCAGTCCACCCAGGCCGTCGAATCGGGAGGTGTCAGCCGCACCTTCCACCTGTACCGGCCCCAAGGCCTGACCGACGCGATCCCGCTGGTGGTGATGTTGCACGGCGGCTTCGGCACCGGCGCGCAGGCCGAGCGTTCCTATCATTGGGACGCCGAGGCCGACACCGGACACTTCCTGGTCGCCTACCCCGACGGCCTCAACCGGGCGTGGAATGCCGGAACCTGTTGCGGGCAACCGCAACGCGACAACGTCGACGACGTCGGTTTCATCACGACCATGGTGGGCGCCATCGAGCAGGAGATCCCGATCGATCGAGCGCGCGTCTACGTCACCGGGATGTCGAACGGGGCGATGATGGCGCTTCGGCTGGGCTGCCAGACCGACACCTTCGCCGCGATCGCGCCGGTCGCGGGCACTTTGCTGACGGACTGCTCACAGGCACATCCCGCCTCGGTGTTGCAGATCCACGGCACGGCCGACGATCGGGTGCCTTATAACGGCGGTCCGGGTAAAGCGTTCGCATTCAACGGCAATCCGCGCGTCGACGGCCCTTCGGTCGAGTCGGTCAATGCCACGTGGCGCGCCATCGACGCCTGCGGGCCGCCCACCTCCGCCACCGCCGGGAGCGTGACCACCCTGACCGCGGGATGCGCGGGCGGGCGCACCGTGGAGCTGATCTCGGTGGCCGGCGCCGGGCATCAGTGGCCCGGTGGCGACCCCACTCCCCTCGCGGAGCTTGCGGGCGTCCCCGCACCGTCGACCGCGCTCGACGCCACCGACACCATCTGGCAATTCGTCAGCCAGAGCCACCGCTGAGTGGTCCGGCAACCAAGGGCTTTCCGCGGCCGCGGTCGCCGGACGGAACGAATCTCCAAATTTAGATTGACCTCTCACCGATCGTCGCCGGCGCCAAGCACCGTAGGCTGGTGGCACCCACGGCGGGGGCGGGTTCGAGGTGGCGAAGTGGCACGGTTGCCGATGTGTGCGCTATGGGCATGCGTGTCGCTCCTCGTCGCGATGTGCGGCGCATGCGCCGGGTCGCCACATCGGGGTCACGGCGCACAGCAGCCGGCCCCGGCGCAAACGCCCGGGCCCGGCGGTTGTGGGCCGCCCCTGACCTACCAGGTGTTCGAGCACGACGCCTTCGGGGCCGACTGGTCGAAGGCCAACGGCCTGATCGCGTTCAACGCGAAGGCAAATGACGGCCGGTTTCACATCTTCACGGCCCGGCCAGACGGCGCCGACCGGCGGCAGCTGGGGATCGGCTC
Proteins encoded in this region:
- a CDS encoding alpha/beta hydrolase, yielding MDHFFGQLSLLHGWLPPTAQGVTLLLIVAAIQWRKRRWLKRVLPAALAAAVAVTALAYRYIASLGVAGDPAPTSLWLWIAMSGLAVAVLVLGWVGVRWWRRAVAFVSIPLCALCAGLALNQWVGYFPTALAAWNQLTSVPLPDQIDRLRVTEMQVAGTRPAKGVVVPVDIDDSAPFASHFRHRQELVYLPPAWFNSNPPPRLPAVMMIGSAFNTPADWLGPGGAFTAIDNFAAAHRGFSPVLVFVDPTGAFDNDTECVNGSRGNAADHLTKDVKPFLVSNFGVSADRANWGVAGWSMGGTCAVDLSVMHPDMFSAFVDIAGDIRPNIGGTEPTIARLFGGNRAAWADYDPVTVMNRHGRYTGLSGWFDIPASAGPRNVAQEASPTLTAATTDPAANPEGQDAAANSLCSAATAHGISCAVVSQPGKHDWPFAAQAFEASLPWLASALGTPATQPVALPHASR
- a CDS encoding polysaccharide deacetylase family protein translates to MNRRRFLGSLAASVVAGVGAARLVVDPPPRTFAQTFPTDQTNSGPTAPEALLPPPPPSSRIPLPGGGALTKIPGEGDLLALTVDDGVNSEVVRAYTQFARDTGVRLTFFVNGVYDSWTENLDMLRPLVDSGQIQLGNHTWSHPDLTTLSKEQIAQQLTRNDDFLKKTYNVGAKPYWRPPYAKRNAAVDAVAADLGYTVPTLWSGSLSDSTLITEDYIVQMADQYFTPQSIVIGHLNHLPVTHVYPQLVDIIRSRNLRTVTLNDVFLKTP
- a CDS encoding MarR family winged helix-turn-helix transcriptional regulator, which encodes MRRAGNVDWEPTVPTLVNMVAASRAPHLRAAFAAAGLDEIRPAQAVALVPLMDGGMHASDIADRLKVTRQAVAQAIAALERGDYVTRVPDPVDARARIVELTQRGRHALRVMHTSALELEARWERALGAERLGDLRAMLRTLLSTGTDAAGE
- a CDS encoding extracellular catalytic domain type 1 short-chain-length polyhydroxyalkanoate depolymerase encodes the protein MRSRRARMLSVCLLPVLVVVLGGCLGGGHALGNPGAEEIPVGQSTQAVESGGVSRTFHLYRPQGLTDAIPLVVMLHGGFGTGAQAERSYHWDAEADTGHFLVAYPDGLNRAWNAGTCCGQPQRDNVDDVGFITTMVGAIEQEIPIDRARVYVTGMSNGAMMALRLGCQTDTFAAIAPVAGTLLTDCSQAHPASVLQIHGTADDRVPYNGGPGKAFAFNGNPRVDGPSVESVNATWRAIDACGPPTSATAGSVTTLTAGCAGGRTVELISVAGAGHQWPGGDPTPLAELAGVPAPSTALDATDTIWQFVSQSHR